Genomic DNA from Nitrososphaera sp.:
CGACGCTGAATCTTTTACAATTGTGGAGTGATAAACAAGATTGACAGTCGAGGAAAAATCTAAGTCTCCCGATCACTCCGTCAGCTTTCCGGTCATCAGTGCGAGAATAACATACAAGAATGCGCCGGTGCATGTCCTCGAAAAGTTCTGCTTCAAGGACATGCGAGAGGCACACACCATGTTCCGTGAAAGCGGCTATTCGGAGTGCGTGCTCCTCCAGACCTGCAACAGGGTTGAAGTTTATGCAGTTTCAAGCAACGGCAATCAGGACAGCCAATACTTGCTTGAAACGTGGTGCAAGATCATCGGCCTTGAGCCGAGAGACTTTGCAGACGTCAGGGTTAGCGAGGGGCTTGATGCCGTCAATCACCTAATCAGGCTGGCATCCGGTCTGGACTCGCTTGTGGTCGGAGAAGACCAGATCCTGGGTCAGGTTAGAAGAGCCTTCGAGTTCTCGCGCACAAACAGGTTTTCCGGCCAGGCTTTGGCAGCGATTTTTGAAAAGGCAATAAGGGCAGGAAGTCGCATAAGGTCCGCCACGGGCATCAACAAAGGCAACGTTTCAGTCGCCTCTATCGCCATCAACATCGCCGAGGAATACTTTGACGATCTGAAGAATAAGAGGATAATCCTCATCGGAACAGGCGAGGCTGCTACTCTGGTTGCAAAACTGCTAAAGACCCAGAACGTGGAATTTATGATTACAAGCAGGACGGCTGAGCGCGCCAAGTGGTTTTCCGAGACCATCGCGGGTACCCCCGTCCAGTTTGATGAGGCCCTTGAAACTCTTCACGACGCGGATATCGTATTTGTTGCCACTACCGCGCCATACCTGCTCGTAACCAATGAGCGGATTGAACTGGCCATGCAGGGCAGGTCAGATAGCGGAAGGGGAATGCTAATTTTCGATCTTTCCAACCCGCGCACGGTCGACGAGAGGGTGGAGAAGATTCACGGGGTAAAGCTGGTCACAATGGACCAGATAGGCGAACTTGCGGACAAGAACCTTCGCCTCAGAATTAGCGAATACGAGTCGGCGGAAAAACTTGTTGTAAGCGAGCTTAAATCAATAGACTCCAACCTGAGGCGGATGAAGGCAGAGCCGTCAATCGTTTCAATTTTCAAAACAGTCGACGCGATTAGGCAGAGGGAGCTTGATAAGGCCCTCCTCATGCTCGGCAAAGACCAGGTCCTCAGCGAAAGGCAGCTAAAGACCATTGAACAGCTGTCCTATGCGATAGTGGAGGGAATCCTTTCCGGACCTATGAACAACCTGCGCAGGCAACTCTCGCAGTCAGACAAGTACAATGAAGAGATATTGCAACTCGTCGCCAGGCTCTTTAATTATGAAGACGAGCAGCAAGGCCAACGGTAGGACTGCCGCCGGGCGGTTGCCAGCAGCAACTCCGCCAGTAAAAGAGGCAGGCACCAACAGTTCAGGATTTTTACACGCGGGTTTTCCCGACGTCAGGCTGAGGCGCCTCAGGAGGACAGCGGCAATCAGGGAGCTTGTACAGGAGGTCCGGCTGTCGCCCAAGGATCTTATTGCCCCGATTTTCGTCCAGGAAGGAATTAGAAAGCCTGAGGTCATAGGCTCGATGCCGGACATTAGCCGCATCCCTGTTTCTGACCTTCAGCGAGAGATCGAACAGACCCTTGGCCTTGGAATAAAGGCAGTCATCCTCTTTGGAATTCCTTCAAGCAAGGATGACAGTGGGTCTGCAGCCTATTCAGGCAAGGGAATAGTGCAAAAATCAATTGAGGAAATTAGAAGCAGCTTCGGGGACAAGGTTGCGATCGTAACCGACGTCTGCCTATGCCAGTATACGTCTCACGGCCACTGCGGTCTGATTATCAATGATTCCATCGACAATGAGGGCAGCATTGTAACACTCGGCCGAGTCGCTGCAAGCCATGCTTCTGCTGGCGCCGACATCGTTGCACCATCGGCAATGATGGACGGCCAGGTGGCAACTATAAGGAGAGCGCTGGATGACTCGGGCAATTCTGAAACGGCAATAATGTCCTATTCTGCAAAGATGGCGTCCCCGCTCTATGCCCCTTTCAGGGACGCTGCTCACTCGACTCCCGAGTTCGGCGATAGGAGGACGTACCAGATGCCGTACTCAAACGCGCGGGAGGCAA
This window encodes:
- the hemB gene encoding porphobilinogen synthase; the encoded protein is MKTSSKANGRTAAGRLPAATPPVKEAGTNSSGFLHAGFPDVRLRRLRRTAAIRELVQEVRLSPKDLIAPIFVQEGIRKPEVIGSMPDISRIPVSDLQREIEQTLGLGIKAVILFGIPSSKDDSGSAAYSGKGIVQKSIEEIRSSFGDKVAIVTDVCLCQYTSHGHCGLIINDSIDNEGSIVTLGRVAASHASAGADIVAPSAMMDGQVATIRRALDDSGNSETAIMSYSAKMASPLYAPFRDAAHSTPEFGDRRTYQMPYSNAREAMREVAEDIAEGADILMVKPAIPYLDIIYRTRQASDLPLCAYSVSGEYALIKAAAMRGWLDERAVTLEFVTSIKRAGADMIITYQAKQVARYLSEETRK
- the hemA gene encoding glutamyl-tRNA reductase — protein: MTVEEKSKSPDHSVSFPVISARITYKNAPVHVLEKFCFKDMREAHTMFRESGYSECVLLQTCNRVEVYAVSSNGNQDSQYLLETWCKIIGLEPRDFADVRVSEGLDAVNHLIRLASGLDSLVVGEDQILGQVRRAFEFSRTNRFSGQALAAIFEKAIRAGSRIRSATGINKGNVSVASIAINIAEEYFDDLKNKRIILIGTGEAATLVAKLLKTQNVEFMITSRTAERAKWFSETIAGTPVQFDEALETLHDADIVFVATTAPYLLVTNERIELAMQGRSDSGRGMLIFDLSNPRTVDERVEKIHGVKLVTMDQIGELADKNLRLRISEYESAEKLVVSELKSIDSNLRRMKAEPSIVSIFKTVDAIRQRELDKALLMLGKDQVLSERQLKTIEQLSYAIVEGILSGPMNNLRRQLSQSDKYNEEILQLVARLFNYEDEQQGQR